TATATAGAAGAAAAAAGCACGAAATTAGAATTTAATTTAGTAGCAGAAGGAATAAGAAAGATAGCCTTAATATGGCAACTTATCAAAAATGGAGTCTTGAAAAAAGGTTCAGTATTATTTTGGGATGAGCCAGAAGCTAATATTAACCCAATTCATATACCTTTCATAGTAGATATGTTACTTGAATTTCAAAGAAATGGTGTTCAGATTTTTATATCTACCCATGACTACACTTTATCAAAATACTTTGATATTAATTCTAAGGATAAAAACTCAGTTAAATTTTTTTCATTGTACAAAACAGATGATGGAGTAAAATGCGAAAGTAGTAATAAGTTTAAGAATTTGGAAATAAATACTATTAGGGATACTTTTATTCAGCTATATCAGGATGAAATGAACATGGAGATGAAGTCATGATTAGAATAAAAGAGTCTAATATGGTTATATCGGATTTGGCTAAAAAATATAGATTAGCTAAATAAATATGATGTAAAAAGTAGGATTTATTTAATGAGAAACGGAGTAAGTACTAATGGCAGAACTTAATTTAAAACAAATAACTGACAAGTTAAGCTCAGAGTTTTCTTCTGATGTTCGTAGGCTTATATTTTGGTACGATGCCAGAGGAGATTTTGCTTTAGATATAGATAGTATGGAGCTTGAAAATGCAAAGATTATAAAGCTAGAGCCTGACAACCAGTTTTATATCAAGTATCTACTAGAAAGACAAGATACTAGTACAAATTACTTGATTTATGCTCCATTTGCAAAGCCTAGCCTTCGGGATAATCATTTGGCAGATACTATAAAGTATTCAAAGGAGTTTTTTGCTGATAGAGCTTCACTTCTTGCAGTGGATTTGGGGATAGATGAAAAATACAAGCAGGTACTACAAAAATATATCAAGTTTTTTGCATCAAAAGACAGAACTCAAAAGTTCTATGATTTAGAGATAGAAAGATTTAATCAAAGAATCATAGAAACAGCTCTTATGAGCGTACTATGTAAGAGCAAGGTAGTTTCTTTTGAAGAGGTAGTAAGAACTGTAATTACTGCTAGGGATTTGGAAGATAATAGATATTTACAGGAGTTTGAAAAGTATGATTTGCTCAGTGCTTTCTGGCAGATGTGCGAGGAGACTTTTGGAGGCAATTTTTCTTCGCCTTCTCTTGTAAAGCTAGTCAATACTATGTTTACTACCTATACTTCAAAGGTAGTCATGAGCGAGCTACCATCTGCATGGAGAAATTACTGCTCTCATAAATCAGGCAATATCATTGCTTTTCTAGATAGTCTGATGAATAGCATGATTTATCGTGGGGATTTTGATGGTTTGTCTGATATGGTATATAGCACTCTAGATGGCGAAACTGTGCTAAGTAGTGTAGATGTATCTCAGCTGATAGAGCTAGAGATTTTCAAAAAAACCGATGTTTTTATTTTGAAGTGGATGATAGATAGATTAGAGCATGATGACCTAGATGCTAGGCTAAATGACTATTCTATAGTTGATATATGCAAGAAAAGAAGAAAAATGCATTTTAAGCATGTGTTTAGCTCACATTATTATATATTAGAAAATGCTTACTATTTACTGAAAGAAGCTAGATACAAGCCAGCAGAAGAACTAGAAGAAATAACTAAAAACTATATTACAAAGGACTATATCATAGACCAGAAGTATCGCTATTTCTATTATCATTATGATAATGTGCCAGACAGCTCTATTTATGAAAATCTAAGAGAGCTAGTTGAAAATGTATATACAAATAGATTCCTAAATCCTCTAGCTGTAGCATTTAGCAGGGCTTTATGTGAAAACAAGGCTAAGATAAGTCTTACTAGTCAGCAGGATTTTTATAGTAGATTTGTAAAGAATTCTAAAGAGAGAACAGTTGTTATTATTTCTGATGCCTTTAGATATGAAGTAGGGCAGACTCTACTCAAAAGGCTTATGGAAGATGAAAAATGCACTGCAAGTATTCAGGCTATGATGAGCATGATTCCTTCATATACTAGATTTGGGATGTCAGCACTTCTTCCTCACAAGTCTCTAGATATGACTGAGGATTACAGGGTTACTGTAGATGGCAAGATATGTGATGATCTAAAATCCAGAGAGCAAATCCTAAAGTCATATAATGAAAACAGCAGAGCCTTGCAGTTTGATGATATCAAGGGTATGAAGATGACTCAGCTCAAGGAACTATTTACAGGGCAAGAGGTAGTATATATCTATCACAATCAAATAGATGCAAGAGGAGATAAGCTAAATACTGAAAACGAAGTCTTTATCGCATGTGAGGAAGCTATTAAAGAGATTCATATGATGATTAAAAGGCTTACAAATGCAAACAACACTAGGTTTCTAGTAACTGCTGATCATGGCTTTATATACAAAAGAGATAAGCTAGATGAGAGTGATAAGATTAGTGGGTTTGATAAGGAGAGTGCATTTGTAGGGAGAAGGTATATAGTGTCAGCTCAGAAGGTTTCATCTGAGGGAGTATGCAGTATGACTCTAGGTGATGTGATGCGTAGTGATGATGAGAGGACTATATCGCTTCCACTAGGCACTGATGTGTTCAAAGTAGCTGGTGGAGGACAGAATTTCGTGCATGGTGGCTCTAGCTTGCAAGAGGTGATAGTGCCAGTGCTAGATGTAAAGACAAACAAAGGCTACACTCAGACTCAGGCAGTCAAGATTTCTCTTATCAGCCTAGTGAGTAAGATTACTAATCTAAATACAAATCTAGAGTTCATCCAGACAGAAGCTGTCAGTGATGTAAATAAAGAAACTAATTACAAGATTTATTTTATTTCTGATGATAATGAAAAGATATCAAATGAAAATATTTATGTAGCAGATAAAAAGGATATTGATGCAAGTAAGAGGGTATTTAGGCTGAGATTTACTTTTAAAAATAAAAAGTATGACAAGTCAAATAAGTATTATTTGGTTGCCTATGATGAAAAAAATGACCTAGAAGTAATACGCCATGAAATCCAGATGGACCTAGCTTTTGCTGATGACTTTGAATTCAATCTCTAAGACTGGGGGAAGTAGCTTTTATGATGGATACTATGTTGATGGATAATGAAAGCCCAAATGCATTATTAAATAGAAAGCTAAGAAAGTATTTTGATGGGAAGATAGTGAGAAAAGACCTGACAAAATCTATCAAGGAAGGAGCAAATGTGCCTGTATATGTGCTGGAGTTTTTATTAGGGCAGTATTGCAGCTCTGATGACCCTGAGATAATAGAAGATGGAGTAAAGACAGTTAAGAAAATCCTATCAGAGAATTTCGTAAGACCAGATGAAGCTCAAAAAGTCCTATCTATACTCAGAGAGCGTGGTAGTTACACTGTGATAGATAGAATCACTGCAAAGCTAAATATAAAGCAGGATAGATATGAGACTGAGTTTTCGAATCTAGGGGTAAGAGAAATCTTGCTAGATCCTATGTATGTTTCTAAGTATGATAGACTCCTATGTGGTGGAATCTGGTGCATAGTTCAGCTAGAGTATGAGTATCTAGAAGAAGATAAGAGAGCTCATCCTATCCGCATCAGAAAGCTAACTCCTATCCAGATGCCTCATATAGAGCTAGATGAGATTAAGTCAGCTAGAAAGGAATTTACGAAGGAAGAATGGCTAGATGTCCTTATCAGGTCTACTGGTATGGAGCCTAGTAAGTTCAATACTAGGCAAAAATGGCTACTGCTTGCTCGTATGATTCCTCTTATAGAAAACAACTTTAATCTGTGCGAGCTAGGGCCTAGAAGTACAGGAAAATCTCATATATATAAAGAAATATCACCGAACAGTATCCTAGTATCAGGTGGTCAAACTACTGTTGCCAACCTTTTTTATAATATGGCAAACAAATCTGTAGGGCTAGTTGGTATGTGGGACTGCGTGGCGTTTGATGAAGTAGCTGGGATTACTTTTAAAGACAAAGACGGAATCCAAATTATGAAAGACTATATGGCTTCAGGGTCATTTGCTAGAGGAAAAGAAGAAAAAGCAGCTAGTGCTTCCATGGTATTTGTGGGCAATGTCAACCAAAGCGTAGATGTACTGTTAAAGACCTCGCATTTGTTTGAGCCATTTCCAGAAGCTATGGCATATGATACTGCATTTCTAGATAGGATGCATTGCTATGTGCCGGGGTGGGAGATTCCAAAGTACAGACCTGATTTCTTTACAAACGACTATGCATTTATTACAGATTATCTGTCAGAATTTATGAGAGAAATGAGAAAAGAGCAATTTTCTGATGCTTGTGATAGATACTTTAAGTTCGGACATAATCTAAATCAAAGAGATGTGATAGCTGTAAGAAAGATGGTATCAGGATTTACTAAATTGCTGTATCCAGATGGAGAGTATTCTAAGGAAGATATGGCTGAGATACTAGATATCTCACTAGAGCTAAGAAGAAGAGTAAAAGAGCAACTCAAAAAAATAGGTGGCATGGAGTTTTATGATGTCAACTTTTCATATATTGATAATGATACCTTTGAGGAGCATTATGTAGGAGTATCAGAGCAAGGAGGAGGAAAACTCATCCCTGAGGGCATCATAAATCCAGGGCATATCTATACCATATCTAGAGGAAAAACAGGAATGGTAGGGGTATATAGACTAGAAACTCAAGCTCTACCTGGAAATGGAAAAATAGAAAGAACAGGACTAGGCTCAGATAGAGATGCAAAAGAAGCGACAAATACTGCATTTAATTATCTCAAAGCCCATGGACATTCTATCAGTAACTCCATAAGTACAACTACTAAAGACTACATCATCAACTATCAAGACCTAAATGGTGTTGGCATGACAAAGTACCTTACACTTCCTACAGTGATAGCTATAGCTTCTGCTGCTCTAAACAAACCTACACTTAGTAGCCTAGCAGTACTGGGAGATATCAGTATCAGTGGAAGTATATTCAAGGTAGAAGAACTAGCAAACACCTTGCAAGTCTGCCTAGATAGTGGAGCAAAAAAAATCCTCCTACCTATTACCTCAGCAGTGGATATGGCAACAGTCCCACCAGAGCTGATGGGAGCATTTAGCATTATATTTTATAATACACCTCAAGAGGCAGTTTTTAAGGCTCTAGGGGTAGAGTGATAAATTGCAACCGAAAGGTTGCTTTTTTACAATTATTCAATTGAAAAAATGTAATGATATACATTAATTCGTTTGAAAAAATGTATTTAAGCTTTAAAAAAAATAATAATTTAAGCCTTCTATTCTGTAAGAATAGCAATGAAAGAGTATAAACATGAAGATTGGTTAAAGAATATTCCTCTTTGGGGGATAGAGTATATAATTCTGGGATTCTAATATCAAAGACATGTATACAAAATGTGGATATAAAAAAGTAGGTAAATAAACAGAGTTGTTTTTTAATTTATAGAAAACGTGGTATATGTTTTTTTAAAATGGTATAATATCTATAAATCGGAAGAAAAGCTTTCGCCCGGATGCTGTTTGGAGGAGATGTAGATGGATATATTATTAGGGGAATCAAAAGTTTTAGAATATAAGAGTACATTCACAAAGAATATACTTAAAACTGTAAGTGCTTTTGCAAATTTTCATGATGGAATGATTGTTATTGGAATAACTGATGATAAAACTTTAGTAGGAGTAGATAATCCTGAAGAATTAAGACTTAATATTGAAAATAGTATTAATGATAATCTGCAGCCATGTCCATATTATGAAATTAGTACTCAAATAATTGAAAGTAAAACAATTTTGGTTATTTCAGTATACAAAGGAGACAATACTCCATATACAGTTAATAATAAAGCATATAAAAGGTCGGATACAGCAACTGTTCAGGTAGATAAGTTCTTATATCAGAATCTGATTTTAGCAGGAAGAAATAAAGGTTTTGATGGTCTTATATCATCAGTACAAGAACTTTATTTTAACTATCTTGAATCAAAAATGAGAAAAATTTTAGGTATTAATTCTCTATCAGAAGACTTATTAATCTCTTTAAGTTTGATGGAGAATAGGAAATATAATAATGCAGCAGCTCTTTTTTCTGATGATAATCCAGTTGATTCTTCAATTATCCAAATGATTGCCTATAATGATACAACTGTTTTAGGAATAAAAGATAAAGTTGAATCTAAAAATACATCCATTTTAAAACAATTTGATGAATGTTTAGATTTTTATAAAAAGCATATAAATATATCAGAAATTATAGATGGGCCTTACAGAAAGACGGTTGAAGAAGTACCTTTAGTTGCATACAGAGAATCTATTGCAAATTTAATAGTTCATAGAGATTATATGAAGAATGTTGATTCTAGGATAGAGATATTTTCAGATAGGATAGAGATAGTGTCTCCTGGAGGGCTACCAATTGGCATACTTGAAGATGAATACCTTGAGGGGAGACTATCAATCCCTAGAAATAGAATTATAGCTGATATTTTTTTAAGACTAAAAATAATTGAAAAGTTAGGAACGGGTATAAGGAGGATTAAAGAATATTATAGAGAGTATGATGCTAAACCAGATTTTATAATAACTGAAAATAGTATTACAGTTATACTTCCAAGAATAAATAAAGTGATTAAAAATGTTAATGAAATAAATCTAGATAGATTAAATAGCAATGAGTTACTTCTATATTACATTATTAAAGACAATGGGAAAATAAAAAGAAGCGATATTGAAAAGAAAATAGATTTGAAAAAATCTCAAATACTTCAGATAATAAACAAACTTAGAGAGTACAACTTAGTTTTAAAGACAGGTCAAGGTGTGAATACTAAGTATATGATTAAATAAAAAAAATTATATATATAAATTTGAAACCTTTTTGTGTTGGTGTTAAACTAGTATTTAAACAGTTTAATGGAGGTTTTCAGATGAGTTACGAATTAAGGAAGTATAAGGAATTAGATTTTAATGATGATTTATTCAAAAATGCGCAAAATGCTAAGTATGAACTAGTAGAAAAGGACAGAGTAGCGCCCGATAACTACCATGCGATGTCGATATATCCCGAATATTTTAAAATAGATGGTAAGTGGATTTTGGCAGAAGAAAGCAGAATGGACTGTGTACCAGTACTAAGAGAAGATAACTCAATTGATATTGTTGAGTTTAGGAGATTAAAAACTGGGGACAAGGTAATCGTTGGAAGAACAGAAGATGCTAGTGAAGGAATTTATGTACATTTTGAATGCTTTGAAGACAATAACCCATGTACTAATGATGCATTTTGTTTTAGGGCAGGTAGATCTAGAGAAACATCTTATACTAAAGATTATGAAGAACTATATGAGCTATTGAAATATGAGAAAGAAAATGGCTATATAGTTTGGGTTTTAGGACCTGCTGCTGTTTTTTCTAAGGGGGCTAGAGAAGCTATGGCTAGCTTGATTGACAATGGTTATGCTAATGTCCTCATAGGAGGAAATGCTATAGCAACTCATGATTTAGAAGGGTCATTATTTCAGACCGCTCTAGGACAGCATATATATACTCAAGAGTCTGTAAAGGATGGTCACTATAATCATTTGGATGTGCTAAACAAAGCAAGTAGAGCTGGCTCTATTGAGGAATTGATAAAGCAAGAGAATATTACTGAAGGAATAATTTATTCATGTGTAAAAAACAATGTGCCTCTTGTTTTAGGGGGATCTATAAGAGATGATGGACCTCTTCCGATTGTTATAGCTGATGTATATAAGTTTCAAGATGAGATGAGAAAGCATGTAAATAAAGCTACTACTGTGATATGCTTAGCCACTCAGCTTCATACTATAGCGATAGGAAATATGACACCATCATATAGAGTTGAGAAAGATAAAATAAGGCCGGTTAACTTCTACACAATAGATATTTCAGAGTTCGCAGTAAATAAATTAAAGGATAGAGGCAGTCTAGAAGTTGTTACTATGGTTACAAATGTCCAAGATTTCTTGGAAAAATTAAATACCAATCTGACTAAATAAGTTAAGTTATTTTGATGATTTTATATATTTAATTTACAATATAGTGCATTTAGCGAATTATTAATTTTAGATAGTTTAAAATTTTGATTCTCTAAATGCACTTTTTTAGTTTTTTGAGTTAGGTTAAAATGAGCAAAATTAATAAGGAATCTTGATTGCTATAAATGGTGATTTTATTATAAGTCATCAATTTTTATTATTTTTTCTTCTCCAGATAGCATATCTTTAATTTTGACTATTTTATTTTTTACTTCTTCCTCGCCTACTATAATTACTTTTTGAATTTTTAGGTTGTTTGCGTATTTCAGTTTTTTCTTAAGTGAGGCATCATCAAAATATATCGAAGCTCTAGAGCCATTAGCTAGTAGCTTATCAAGTATGATAGAGCAGTAATCCATAGTATCACCTAGAGGAAGTATAATGAAGTCATCGCTTCTATTTAGGTTATAGGTATCTATGAAGCCTATTTCTTGGAGTACGAAAAATAATCTTGTTAGTCCAATTGATATTCCAACCCCAGGAAGAACAGTATCAGTATAGTTTTCAGCTAGGTTATCATATCTTCCTCCAGAACATATAGAGCCATAGCTCTCATTTCCTATGAGCTTTGTTTCAAATACAGTACCAGTATAATAATCTAGGCCTCTAATGATTTTTAAGTTTATGTCATATTCTTTTTCATCAACTTTTAGAATATCTAGCATTTTTACTACTCTAGCGATTTCATTTACACCCTCAGCATAGGTTTCATTTATATTAAAAGCTTTAAGCTGATTTATAATTTGAACTGAACTACCATCTATGCTCATAATTTTATTTATAAAACTGCTTTTTTCTTCTCCTATTAGCTTTTCTAATTCGGCTTTAAACTCATTTGTTGGCATCTTATCGTATTTATCAATTAAGTTCATAGTTTCAAATGAATTTTCTATTTGTAGATATTCAAATATTCCACTGAGTATTTTTCTGTTGCTGATTTGAAATTTGTAGTTAGGAAGCTTTATTTCTTTGAAAGCTTGAGATGCTAAGCTAATCACCCAGGCATCGTTGTCTACACTTAGTTTGTCTTTATTGATTACGTCGATATCTAGCTGATAAAATTCTCTATATCTCCCTCTTTGATTTCTTTCGCCGCGATAGACTTTCCCTAGCTGATATCTTTTGAATGGAAATTCTAATTCGTTTATGTGCTGTGCTACATATCTGGCAAATGGAACAGTTAAATCAAATCTAAGAGCAAGGTCGTTTTTTCCTTTTTGAAATGCATAAACTTGCTTTTCTGTCTCGCCTCCAGATTTTACTAATAGTACATCGGCTTTTTCTATTACTGGTGTATCAATAGGATAGCAGCCATTTTTTTCATATACCTTCAATATTTTTGTAGCGATATCATCAAATATTCTCTGCTCGTTTGGAAGCAGTTCCATAAATCCTGGTAGTATAGACGGTTTAATAAAGTTTTTACTCATGTAAGTTTCCCCCTTTTTTATATTAAAAAAAGCTATGTGAGTGTATATCTCACATAGCTTATAATAAACTAACTTAATTTATTATCATCACTGGAGATATAGGTCCAAACAGATATAGACCTGTATCTACAGAAGTAGACCAAGCCTCTAGCGATGATGATGCAATTTATTTAATTGTGATAGGATTTGCATTGTCATTTGAATTCTCCATTCAATGTTTTATGAATTTATCACACTATTTGAATAATTTCTACTAAATTTATTATATAATATAACAATAGGAACTAAAAATCAATAAAAATTATTTAAAGGAGTTAGTCAATTAGAGGCAAAGTCAATAAAGCTTATTAGGATTGAAGATGAACTTTTAAAATAAATTTAAGG
This is a stretch of genomic DNA from Acetoanaerobium sticklandii. It encodes these proteins:
- the pglZ gene encoding BREX-1 system phosphatase PglZ type A translates to MAELNLKQITDKLSSEFSSDVRRLIFWYDARGDFALDIDSMELENAKIIKLEPDNQFYIKYLLERQDTSTNYLIYAPFAKPSLRDNHLADTIKYSKEFFADRASLLAVDLGIDEKYKQVLQKYIKFFASKDRTQKFYDLEIERFNQRIIETALMSVLCKSKVVSFEEVVRTVITARDLEDNRYLQEFEKYDLLSAFWQMCEETFGGNFSSPSLVKLVNTMFTTYTSKVVMSELPSAWRNYCSHKSGNIIAFLDSLMNSMIYRGDFDGLSDMVYSTLDGETVLSSVDVSQLIELEIFKKTDVFILKWMIDRLEHDDLDARLNDYSIVDICKKRRKMHFKHVFSSHYYILENAYYLLKEARYKPAEELEEITKNYITKDYIIDQKYRYFYYHYDNVPDSSIYENLRELVENVYTNRFLNPLAVAFSRALCENKAKISLTSQQDFYSRFVKNSKERTVVIISDAFRYEVGQTLLKRLMEDEKCTASIQAMMSMIPSYTRFGMSALLPHKSLDMTEDYRVTVDGKICDDLKSREQILKSYNENSRALQFDDIKGMKMTQLKELFTGQEVVYIYHNQIDARGDKLNTENEVFIACEEAIKEIHMMIKRLTNANNTRFLVTADHGFIYKRDKLDESDKISGFDKESAFVGRRYIVSAQKVSSEGVCSMTLGDVMRSDDERTISLPLGTDVFKVAGGGQNFVHGGSSLQEVIVPVLDVKTNKGYTQTQAVKISLISLVSKITNLNTNLEFIQTEAVSDVNKETNYKIYFISDDNEKISNENIYVADKKDIDASKRVFRLRFTFKNKKYDKSNKYYLVAYDEKNDLEVIRHEIQMDLAFADDFEFNL
- the brxL gene encoding protease Lon-related BREX system protein BrxL, with the protein product MMDTMLMDNESPNALLNRKLRKYFDGKIVRKDLTKSIKEGANVPVYVLEFLLGQYCSSDDPEIIEDGVKTVKKILSENFVRPDEAQKVLSILRERGSYTVIDRITAKLNIKQDRYETEFSNLGVREILLDPMYVSKYDRLLCGGIWCIVQLEYEYLEEDKRAHPIRIRKLTPIQMPHIELDEIKSARKEFTKEEWLDVLIRSTGMEPSKFNTRQKWLLLARMIPLIENNFNLCELGPRSTGKSHIYKEISPNSILVSGGQTTVANLFYNMANKSVGLVGMWDCVAFDEVAGITFKDKDGIQIMKDYMASGSFARGKEEKAASASMVFVGNVNQSVDVLLKTSHLFEPFPEAMAYDTAFLDRMHCYVPGWEIPKYRPDFFTNDYAFITDYLSEFMREMRKEQFSDACDRYFKFGHNLNQRDVIAVRKMVSGFTKLLYPDGEYSKEDMAEILDISLELRRRVKEQLKKIGGMEFYDVNFSYIDNDTFEEHYVGVSEQGGGKLIPEGIINPGHIYTISRGKTGMVGVYRLETQALPGNGKIERTGLGSDRDAKEATNTAFNYLKAHGHSISNSISTTTKDYIINYQDLNGVGMTKYLTLPTVIAIASAALNKPTLSSLAVLGDISISGSIFKVEELANTLQVCLDSGAKKILLPITSAVDMATVPPELMGAFSIIFYNTPQEAVFKALGVE
- a CDS encoding RNA-binding domain-containing protein → MDILLGESKVLEYKSTFTKNILKTVSAFANFHDGMIVIGITDDKTLVGVDNPEELRLNIENSINDNLQPCPYYEISTQIIESKTILVISVYKGDNTPYTVNNKAYKRSDTATVQVDKFLYQNLILAGRNKGFDGLISSVQELYFNYLESKMRKILGINSLSEDLLISLSLMENRKYNNAAALFSDDNPVDSSIIQMIAYNDTTVLGIKDKVESKNTSILKQFDECLDFYKKHINISEIIDGPYRKTVEEVPLVAYRESIANLIVHRDYMKNVDSRIEIFSDRIEIVSPGGLPIGILEDEYLEGRLSIPRNRIIADIFLRLKIIEKLGTGIRRIKEYYREYDAKPDFIITENSITVILPRINKVIKNVNEINLDRLNSNELLLYYIIKDNGKIKRSDIEKKIDLKKSQILQIINKLREYNLVLKTGQGVNTKYMIK
- the hisS gene encoding histidine--tRNA ligase encodes the protein MSKNFIKPSILPGFMELLPNEQRIFDDIATKILKVYEKNGCYPIDTPVIEKADVLLVKSGGETEKQVYAFQKGKNDLALRFDLTVPFARYVAQHINELEFPFKRYQLGKVYRGERNQRGRYREFYQLDIDVINKDKLSVDNDAWVISLASQAFKEIKLPNYKFQISNRKILSGIFEYLQIENSFETMNLIDKYDKMPTNEFKAELEKLIGEEKSSFINKIMSIDGSSVQIINQLKAFNINETYAEGVNEIARVVKMLDILKVDEKEYDINLKIIRGLDYYTGTVFETKLIGNESYGSICSGGRYDNLAENYTDTVLPGVGISIGLTRLFFVLQEIGFIDTYNLNRSDDFIILPLGDTMDYCSIILDKLLANGSRASIYFDDASLKKKLKYANNLKIQKVIIVGEEEVKNKIVKIKDMLSGEEKIIKIDDL